From the Microbacterium thalassium genome, one window contains:
- a CDS encoding protein jag: MTSETARAGAVGEVRVPATVEQLEEEGDIAADFIEGLLDIADIDGDLALDVRAGRAYVSVEAEDESSVAALSDPTTVQALQELTRIAVQNKTGRFSRLILDIGGSRDTRERELEALVDRAIARLDAGASQASLPAMSSYERKLVHDVVSRRGFVSESYGEGADRHTVIRRG; encoded by the coding sequence ATGACTTCTGAAACCGCTCGCGCCGGCGCCGTCGGCGAGGTCCGCGTTCCGGCCACCGTCGAGCAGCTCGAGGAAGAAGGCGACATCGCCGCGGACTTCATCGAGGGCCTTCTCGACATCGCAGACATCGACGGCGACCTCGCCCTCGATGTCCGTGCAGGTCGCGCCTATGTGTCGGTCGAGGCCGAGGACGAGAGCTCGGTGGCCGCGCTGTCGGATCCCACGACGGTGCAGGCGCTGCAGGAGCTCACCCGCATCGCCGTCCAGAACAAGACCGGACGATTCTCGCGGCTGATCCTCGACATCGGCGGCTCGCGCGACACCCGCGAGCGGGAGCTCGAGGCACTGGTCGATCGAGCCATCGCGCGCCTGGACGCCGGTGCTTCGCAGGCATCGCTGCCGGCCATGTCGAGCTATGAGCGCAAGCTGGTTCACGATGTCGTCTCCCGCCGAGGCTTCGTCTCGGAGTCCTACGGCGAAGGCGCCGATCGACACACGGTGATCCGCCGCGGTTGA
- the rsmG gene encoding 16S rRNA (guanine(527)-N(7))-methyltransferase RsmG — translation MIEIEQEPSAAAQVFGDRIEVARAFAAALGEQGEERGLIGPLEPPRLWSRHILNSAVVAPLFSGRVGDVGSGAGLPGLVLAIARPDVEFVLIEPMERRVAWLSEQVDELGLSNVEVLRARAEDWSEGPVLDAVTARAVSALRTLIPITAPLVRDGGELILLKGVSVANEIESAQKQIRTFGLSDVRVEIVGEDLLAEPTRVLRATVH, via the coding sequence ATGATCGAGATCGAGCAGGAGCCGTCTGCCGCCGCGCAGGTGTTCGGCGATCGCATCGAGGTAGCGCGCGCATTCGCGGCTGCGCTCGGTGAGCAGGGTGAAGAGCGCGGCCTCATCGGCCCGCTCGAGCCGCCGCGGCTGTGGTCGCGGCACATTCTCAACAGCGCGGTGGTCGCGCCGCTCTTCTCGGGCCGCGTCGGAGACGTGGGTTCGGGTGCCGGCCTGCCGGGGCTGGTGCTGGCCATCGCCCGCCCGGATGTCGAGTTCGTGCTGATCGAGCCGATGGAGCGCCGTGTGGCGTGGCTGTCAGAGCAGGTCGACGAGCTCGGCCTGTCGAACGTGGAGGTCCTCCGCGCTCGTGCGGAGGACTGGTCCGAGGGGCCGGTCCTCGACGCGGTCACCGCGCGTGCGGTCAGTGCGCTGCGCACGCTGATCCCGATCACGGCGCCGCTGGTTCGCGACGGCGGTGAGCTGATCCTGCTCAAGGGCGTCTCGGTCGCGAACGAGATCGAATCGGCGCAGAAGCAGATCCGCACGTTCGGTCTGTCGGACGTCCGTGTCGAGATCGTCGGCGAGGATCTGCTGGCCGAGCCGACGCGGGTGCTCCGCGCAACCGTCCACTGA
- a CDS encoding ParA family protein gives MKQPDETDATTSFSFDDTPLARELADLSARRSALDSVDVEFTGRTRILTISNQKGGVGKTTTTVNIAAALAALGARVLVIDLDPQGNASTALGVPHSADTASIYDVLIDGMPISEIIQTSPESENLLCAPSTIHLAGAEIELVSQVAREHRLRTALENYLQGLDERLDFILIDCPPSLGLLTINAFTAANELLIPIQCEYYALEGLSQLLGTVTMIQQHLNHGLELSTIMLTMYDGRTRLAQQVADEVREHFPSQVLETIIPRSVRVSEAPSFGQTVISYDGHSAGAIAYKEAAVEMVRRSHENTSEEES, from the coding sequence GTGAAACAACCCGACGAGACGGACGCGACGACCTCCTTCTCGTTCGACGACACCCCTCTTGCACGCGAACTCGCCGATCTTTCCGCTCGGCGCAGCGCTCTGGACAGTGTCGACGTGGAGTTCACGGGGCGTACGCGCATCCTGACCATCTCGAACCAGAAGGGCGGCGTGGGCAAGACCACCACGACCGTCAACATCGCGGCCGCGTTGGCGGCACTCGGTGCTCGCGTGCTCGTGATCGATCTGGATCCGCAGGGGAACGCGTCGACCGCCCTCGGGGTGCCGCACAGCGCCGACACCGCCAGCATCTACGACGTGCTGATCGATGGGATGCCGATCAGCGAGATCATCCAGACCAGTCCCGAGTCGGAGAACCTGCTGTGCGCGCCGAGCACGATCCACCTCGCCGGCGCCGAGATCGAGCTCGTGTCTCAGGTCGCGCGTGAGCACCGACTGCGCACCGCGCTGGAGAACTACCTGCAGGGTCTGGACGAGCGGCTCGACTTCATCCTCATCGACTGCCCGCCGTCGCTGGGCCTGCTCACGATCAACGCGTTCACCGCCGCGAACGAGCTTCTGATCCCCATCCAGTGCGAGTACTACGCCCTCGAGGGGCTGAGCCAGCTGCTCGGCACGGTGACGATGATCCAGCAGCACCTGAACCACGGACTCGAGCTGTCGACGATCATGCTCACCATGTACGACGGTCGCACGCGTCTCGCGCAGCAGGTCGCCGATGAGGTGCGTGAACACTTCCCGAGCCAGGTGCTCGAAACGATCATCCCGCGATCGGTGCGTGTCTCCGAGGCTCCGAGCTTCGGGCAGACGGTCATCTCCTACGATGGCCACTCGGCCGGCGCGATCGCATACAAGGAGGCGGCGGTCGAGATGGTCCGCCGCTCCCACGAGAACACGAGCGAAGAGGAGTCCTGA
- a CDS encoding ParB/RepB/Spo0J family partition protein, with amino-acid sequence MAKRTGLGRGIGALIPTTEQAEGRPADVFFPRGSEEATGASAGTAVVEAADEVHEELVAVPGARLAHIDPHAIVPNPRQPRTNFDPDDLAELVHSVREFGVLQPVVVRAKGGDEYELIMGERRTRAAREAGLTSIPAIVRDTSDEHLLRDALLENLHRSELNPLEEASAYQQLLEDFGITQEELAGRIGRSRPQISNTIRLLKLPVPVQQRVAAGVLSAGHARAILSLPTAEAMQKLADKIVNEDLSVRAAEAAAKSVDAETPSGVKPQAGARRAYLDEVATRLGDRLNTRVRISLGARKGQISIDFASIQDLNRILEEVGENGYGSA; translated from the coding sequence ATGGCCAAGCGCACAGGTCTGGGACGAGGGATCGGGGCGCTGATCCCGACGACCGAGCAGGCGGAGGGACGCCCCGCGGACGTCTTCTTCCCCCGGGGCTCCGAAGAAGCGACAGGGGCGTCCGCGGGCACCGCCGTCGTCGAAGCAGCGGATGAGGTCCACGAGGAACTCGTCGCGGTCCCCGGCGCACGACTCGCGCACATCGACCCCCACGCGATCGTGCCGAACCCCCGTCAGCCGCGCACCAACTTCGATCCCGACGATCTCGCGGAGCTCGTCCACAGCGTGCGCGAGTTCGGCGTGCTGCAGCCCGTCGTCGTTCGGGCGAAGGGCGGCGACGAGTATGAGCTCATCATGGGCGAGCGGCGCACCCGCGCGGCTCGCGAGGCCGGGCTCACCTCGATCCCGGCGATCGTCCGTGACACGTCCGACGAGCACCTGCTGCGAGACGCCCTGCTCGAGAACCTCCACCGTTCGGAGTTGAATCCGCTCGAAGAGGCATCGGCGTATCAGCAGCTCCTCGAGGACTTCGGCATCACCCAGGAGGAGCTCGCCGGGCGGATCGGACGTTCGCGTCCTCAGATCAGCAACACGATCCGCCTGCTGAAGCTCCCCGTACCTGTTCAGCAGCGCGTCGCCGCCGGCGTCCTGTCCGCGGGCCACGCGCGCGCGATCCTGTCGCTTCCCACCGCCGAGGCGATGCAGAAGCTTGCCGACAAGATCGTCAACGAGGACTTGTCGGTGCGTGCCGCCGAGGCCGCGGCGAAGAGCGTGGACGCTGAGACGCCGAGCGGCGTGAAGCCGCAGGCCGGAGCGCGGCGCGCGTACCTCGACGAGGTGGCGACGCGTTTGGGGGACCGCCTCAACACGCGCGTCCGGATCTCTCTCGGAGCACGAAAAGGCCAGATCAGCATTGATTTCGCGAGCATTCAGGATCTCAACCGGATCCTCGAGGAGGTCGGGGAGAACGGCTACGGATCGGCCTGA
- a CDS encoding tryptophan synthase subunit alpha: MTNDDRPQRRASLELLRAEAGDELAALIAERLRAGEDPWEFMDDLPSVDELVVFLLRAENIEADGGVRPSRARHYRVLRQIALDYPPLTPAVWRLLGEPNTHRRWDATVRADAS, translated from the coding sequence GTGACGAACGACGATCGGCCGCAGCGGCGAGCGAGCCTCGAACTGCTGCGCGCCGAGGCCGGCGATGAGCTGGCCGCGCTGATCGCCGAGCGGCTGCGCGCGGGCGAGGACCCGTGGGAGTTCATGGACGATCTGCCGAGCGTCGACGAGCTCGTCGTATTCCTGCTGAGGGCCGAGAACATCGAAGCCGACGGCGGCGTTCGGCCGAGCCGCGCCCGCCATTACCGGGTCCTTCGCCAGATCGCGCTCGACTACCCGCCCCTGACGCCGGCGGTGTGGCGGCTGCTCGGCGAGCCGAACACGCATCGGCGCTGGGACGCGACGGTCCGCGCCGACGCGTCCTGA
- the trxA gene encoding thioredoxin — MTAKDTTSATWTEDVLNADGPVLVDFWAEWCGPCRMVSPVLDQIQTEHPDKITVFKLNVDENPDLALKYQITSIPAMKVFNKGEVETTIIGAKPKFALEKDLAAYIG; from the coding sequence ATGACCGCGAAGGACACCACCTCCGCCACCTGGACCGAAGACGTCCTGAACGCCGACGGGCCCGTCCTCGTCGACTTCTGGGCCGAGTGGTGCGGCCCGTGCCGTATGGTCTCGCCCGTGCTCGACCAGATCCAGACCGAGCACCCCGACAAGATCACGGTGTTCAAGCTCAACGTGGACGAGAACCCCGATCTCGCGCTCAAGTACCAGATCACGTCGATTCCGGCGATGAAGGTCTTCAACAAGGGCGAGGTCGAGACGACCATCATCGGCGCGAAGCCGAAGTTCGCCCTCGAGAAGGATCTCGCCGCCTACATCGGCTGA
- the trxB gene encoding thioredoxin-disulfide reductase, producing the protein MRQVIIIGSGPAGYTAAIYAARANLSPLVVASSVEAGGELMNTTEVENFPGFPEGIMGPELMAKMQEQAEKFGAEVLYDDVVELDVDGPVKTVKLGSGDSHSADAVVFATGSAPRKIGIEGEQRLSGRGVSYCATCDGFFFREKVIAVVGGGDSAMEEATFLTKFASKVYIIHRRDELRASKIMQERAFKNDKIEFVWNSAVVDVLGDDAVTGVVLENTVDGTRSELALDGVFVAIGNDPRTHLVHDKLDLTADGTVWVEGRSSRTSVAGVFAAGDVVDPTYRQAVTAAGSGTVAALDVEHYLASLGEAGAPDPEGDQIADAAAVVA; encoded by the coding sequence GTGCGTCAGGTCATCATCATCGGATCCGGTCCCGCGGGCTACACGGCTGCCATCTACGCGGCGCGCGCGAACCTCAGCCCGCTCGTCGTCGCGAGCTCGGTCGAGGCCGGCGGCGAGCTGATGAACACCACCGAGGTCGAGAACTTCCCGGGCTTCCCCGAAGGCATCATGGGCCCCGAGCTCATGGCGAAGATGCAGGAGCAGGCCGAGAAGTTCGGCGCCGAGGTCCTCTACGACGATGTCGTCGAACTCGACGTGGACGGTCCGGTGAAGACCGTCAAGCTCGGCAGCGGTGACAGCCACTCCGCGGATGCGGTGGTCTTCGCCACGGGTTCCGCGCCGCGCAAGATCGGCATCGAGGGCGAACAGCGCCTGTCGGGCCGCGGCGTCTCGTACTGCGCGACGTGCGACGGCTTCTTCTTCCGCGAGAAGGTCATCGCGGTCGTGGGCGGCGGCGACTCGGCGATGGAAGAGGCGACGTTCCTGACCAAGTTCGCCTCGAAGGTGTACATCATCCACCGCCGCGACGAGCTGCGCGCCTCGAAGATCATGCAGGAGCGCGCGTTCAAGAACGACAAGATCGAGTTCGTGTGGAACAGCGCGGTCGTGGACGTGCTCGGCGACGACGCCGTCACCGGCGTCGTGCTCGAGAACACCGTCGACGGCACGCGTTCCGAGCTCGCGCTCGACGGCGTCTTCGTCGCGATCGGCAACGACCCGCGCACGCACCTCGTCCACGACAAGCTCGACCTGACCGCGGACGGCACGGTGTGGGTCGAGGGCCGCTCCTCTCGCACGTCGGTCGCCGGGGTCTTCGCTGCCGGCGACGTCGTCGACCCGACGTACCGCCAGGCCGTCACCGCCGCCGGCAGCGGCACGGTGGCCGCTCTCGACGTCGAGCACTACCTCGCATCTCTCGGCGAGGCGGGCGCGCCCGACCCGGAGGGCGACCAGATCGCGGATGCCGCCGCCGTCGTCGCGTGA
- the murJ gene encoding murein biosynthesis integral membrane protein MurJ, whose protein sequence is MSGIGRASVLIGAGTVVSRVTGLLRSVVLVAAIGSVGSRAGDAFGLANQLPNIVYAIISAGLLSAVVVPQIVKAAAHSDGGSAFVSKLFTLGTVVLLATATLATIGAPWLVQLYGPEFAPDQIALATAFAYWCLPQILFYGLYALVGEALNARRVYGPFTWAPIVNNIVSIAGFVVFIVVFGGPVTEVADWTPGMIALLAGTATGGIVLQAIVLLLFWRRADLPVRPDFRWRGVGLNHIGQLAGWTFLMVIAGQIAGLVQSRVLSGASGSGPATLASQNAWLLFMLPYSIIVLSIGTPYFTQLSEHASAGRDDEVRGDIARSIRTLGLFIVVATAALAAAAVPASRIFTNSAEQAHQAAPVLLCFLVSLIPLSVLFVIQRTFYAYDDTRTPFYFTLVQAALVIVTALIASAVAPVEQLAAAIALGQSISSTVQVVIATWLLDRRLGGIGTASWTLALGRFALAAIPAGLAGYGGYLLLGGDTGWTVSGPLLGAVGAGIIGLVVLAVYIGLLALLRAPELGPALTLARRVLPPRG, encoded by the coding sequence ATGAGCGGCATCGGGCGGGCGAGCGTCCTCATCGGCGCCGGCACGGTCGTCTCGCGGGTGACGGGACTGCTTCGCTCGGTCGTGCTCGTCGCGGCCATCGGGTCGGTCGGCAGCCGCGCGGGCGACGCGTTCGGCCTGGCGAATCAGCTGCCCAACATCGTCTACGCGATCATCTCGGCGGGTCTGCTCAGTGCCGTGGTGGTTCCGCAGATCGTCAAGGCGGCCGCACATTCGGACGGCGGCAGCGCCTTCGTGTCGAAGCTGTTCACCCTGGGCACGGTGGTGCTGCTGGCCACCGCCACCCTCGCGACGATCGGCGCACCCTGGCTCGTCCAGCTCTACGGCCCCGAGTTCGCCCCCGACCAGATCGCCCTGGCGACGGCCTTCGCTTACTGGTGTCTGCCGCAGATCCTGTTCTACGGGCTGTACGCGCTCGTCGGCGAGGCGCTGAACGCCCGTCGCGTGTACGGGCCGTTCACCTGGGCGCCGATCGTGAACAACATCGTCTCGATCGCGGGCTTCGTCGTGTTCATCGTCGTCTTCGGCGGCCCCGTCACCGAGGTGGCGGATTGGACACCCGGCATGATCGCCCTGCTCGCCGGCACCGCGACGGGCGGCATCGTGCTCCAGGCGATCGTGCTGCTGCTGTTCTGGCGCCGCGCGGACCTTCCGGTCCGCCCCGATTTCCGGTGGCGGGGCGTGGGACTCAACCACATCGGCCAGCTGGCGGGCTGGACCTTCCTCATGGTCATCGCCGGGCAGATCGCGGGACTCGTCCAGTCGCGCGTCCTGTCGGGCGCGTCCGGCAGCGGACCGGCGACGCTGGCGTCGCAGAACGCGTGGCTGCTGTTCATGCTCCCGTATTCGATCATCGTGCTCTCGATCGGAACGCCCTACTTCACACAGCTCAGCGAGCACGCGTCCGCCGGCCGCGACGACGAGGTTCGCGGCGACATCGCCCGCAGCATCCGCACGCTCGGCCTGTTCATCGTGGTCGCGACCGCGGCCCTCGCCGCGGCGGCGGTGCCGGCATCCCGCATCTTCACCAATTCGGCCGAGCAGGCGCACCAGGCGGCTCCGGTGCTGCTGTGCTTCCTCGTCTCGCTCATCCCCCTGTCGGTGCTGTTCGTGATCCAGCGCACGTTCTACGCCTACGACGACACGCGAACGCCCTTCTACTTCACCCTCGTCCAGGCCGCGCTGGTCATCGTCACCGCCCTCATCGCCTCGGCTGTCGCGCCGGTGGAGCAGCTCGCGGCGGCCATCGCCCTGGGCCAGTCCATCTCGAGCACCGTGCAGGTCGTCATCGCGACGTGGCTGCTCGACCGCCGCCTCGGCGGCATCGGCACCGCATCGTGGACGCTGGCGCTGGGACGTTTCGCCCTCGCAGCGATCCCCGCGGGCCTCGCGGGCTACGGCGGCTATCTGCTGCTCGGCGGTGACACCGGCTGGACCGTCTCGGGACCGCTGCTGGGCGCGGTCGGAGCGGGCATCATCGGGCTCGTCGTCCTCGCCGTGTACATCGGTCTTCTCGCCCTTCTGCGCGCACCCGAGCTGGGGCCGGCGTTGACGCTGGCTCGTCGTGTGCTTCCGCCTCGCGGCTGA
- a CDS encoding DUF6049 family protein codes for MTVTPSPPRAARRRALAAAVVSAVLALSPLSALSASAATATPEPTDPASDASGSIDLTLAPVSSGILEPGDSLTVTMKLDNGTPNEIASSPVDLAIGTRPLSSRTALSSWLAGTAAAVATTELAGTTLSAAEPLTSSVRSLTVPASAVGLQDLEPGVYPLVATISTGDVDVSSTSAIVVPDPDADEVATTLVVPVTAGPRSTGLLSAADLTSLTAFDGALTAQLTAVRGTTAVLAIDPAIPASIRVLGNQAPASALEWLTELLALPNERFALQFGDADPGVQLAAGLAEPLAPRALTAYLNPEDFDGFIDGTQPTAIPTPEPTETDAAEAEETEADLPSLDELLSIGDSLTDVYWPATDSVTGDTVAALGALGSDGSALTIVSSRTTAAGSSGGVVAARSAAGEASVLVYDAESSAELSAAAAADEPIARSASVAAATAQLAFAAAGSSARPIAIALDRGALPTRTGASIVMTAIDDAPGIALTTLDELSASAERSVTIAQAEVDPVRVGDTERLRDGEADVARFATILEDRSLLTGPERAEILQLLGTAWTADPAAAHLAVTAHGAEVADTLDSVGLLPTSDITLAGSTASLRFWVRNDLPYPVDVVLLTSSDNLRLSVDSAIPVAATASSNTRVVVPVQARIGNGQVALELELRSPSGISIGTAQTVEVNVRAEWEGVGIAVLSVLVAGLVVIGAVRTVLRLRSRRRPADGEPDAAGAHAPEEADAADAGDPQASDAAPAGSAEDGPGGSG; via the coding sequence ATGACCGTGACCCCCTCGCCCCCGCGTGCCGCGCGTCGCCGCGCGCTCGCGGCGGCTGTGGTCTCGGCGGTGCTCGCCCTGTCGCCGCTGTCGGCCCTGTCCGCCTCGGCGGCGACCGCGACACCCGAACCCACGGATCCCGCCTCCGACGCGTCCGGTTCCATCGACCTCACGCTCGCCCCGGTCAGCAGCGGCATCCTCGAACCCGGCGACAGCCTGACCGTCACGATGAAGCTCGACAACGGCACGCCGAACGAGATCGCGAGTTCGCCGGTGGACCTCGCCATCGGCACGCGCCCGCTGTCGTCGCGCACCGCCCTGTCGTCGTGGCTCGCCGGCACCGCCGCGGCAGTTGCGACGACCGAGCTCGCCGGCACGACGCTGTCGGCCGCCGAGCCGCTGACATCGTCTGTCCGGAGCCTCACGGTCCCGGCCTCGGCCGTCGGCCTCCAGGACCTCGAACCCGGCGTGTACCCGCTCGTCGCGACGATCTCGACCGGCGACGTCGACGTGTCGTCGACGAGTGCGATCGTCGTTCCCGATCCCGACGCCGACGAGGTGGCGACCACGCTCGTGGTCCCGGTCACTGCCGGTCCCCGCTCGACGGGCCTGCTCTCCGCCGCCGACCTGACGTCCCTCACGGCGTTCGACGGTGCGCTGACGGCCCAGCTCACCGCGGTCCGCGGGACGACCGCCGTGCTCGCCATCGATCCCGCGATCCCCGCGTCGATCCGCGTTCTCGGGAATCAGGCGCCCGCGTCGGCGCTGGAGTGGCTCACGGAGCTTCTGGCCCTCCCGAACGAGCGCTTCGCTCTGCAGTTCGGCGACGCGGATCCGGGTGTTCAGCTCGCGGCGGGGCTGGCGGAGCCCCTCGCACCCCGCGCGCTCACCGCGTATCTGAACCCGGAGGACTTCGACGGCTTCATCGACGGGACCCAGCCCACCGCGATCCCGACACCTGAGCCGACCGAGACGGATGCCGCCGAGGCGGAGGAGACCGAAGCGGACCTGCCGTCCCTCGATGAGCTCCTCTCCATCGGCGACTCCCTCACCGACGTGTACTGGCCGGCCACGGACTCCGTCACCGGTGACACGGTCGCGGCCCTCGGCGCCCTCGGATCCGACGGGTCCGCCCTCACGATCGTGTCATCGCGCACCACGGCGGCCGGTTCGTCCGGCGGCGTGGTCGCCGCGCGGTCGGCGGCAGGTGAGGCTTCCGTCCTGGTGTACGACGCCGAATCCTCGGCGGAACTCAGCGCCGCGGCCGCCGCCGATGAGCCGATCGCCCGCAGCGCCTCCGTCGCGGCGGCGACGGCGCAGCTCGCCTTCGCCGCGGCCGGATCGAGCGCCCGGCCCATCGCGATCGCCCTCGACCGCGGCGCCCTGCCCACGCGCACCGGGGCGAGCATCGTGATGACCGCGATCGACGACGCTCCCGGAATCGCGCTGACGACGCTCGACGAGCTCTCGGCGTCCGCCGAACGCAGCGTCACGATCGCCCAGGCCGAGGTCGACCCGGTCCGCGTGGGCGACACCGAGCGTCTCCGCGACGGCGAGGCCGACGTCGCCCGGTTCGCCACCATCCTGGAGGACCGCAGCCTGCTGACCGGGCCCGAGCGCGCCGAGATCCTCCAGCTGCTGGGCACCGCGTGGACCGCTGACCCGGCTGCGGCGCACCTCGCCGTGACCGCCCACGGTGCAGAGGTCGCCGACACTCTCGACTCCGTGGGGCTCCTGCCGACAAGCGACATCACGCTCGCCGGGTCGACGGCGTCGCTGCGGTTCTGGGTGCGCAATGACCTGCCGTACCCGGTCGATGTGGTGCTGCTCACCTCGTCCGACAACCTGCGCCTCTCGGTGGATTCCGCGATCCCGGTCGCGGCGACGGCCAGCAGCAACACGCGCGTCGTCGTTCCGGTTCAGGCGCGCATCGGCAACGGCCAGGTCGCCCTGGAGCTCGAGCTGCGCAGCCCGTCGGGGATCTCGATCGGAACGGCGCAGACGGTCGAGGTCAACGTCCGCGCCGAGTGGGAAGGCGTCGGAATCGCCGTGCTCAGCGTCCTCGTCGCCGGGCTCGTGGTGATCGGCGCCGTGCGCACGGTGCTCCGCCTGCGCTCCCGGCGACGTCCCGCTGACGGTGAGCCGGATGCCGCCGGCGCGCACGCGCCCGAGGAAGCGGATGCCGCCGACGCGGGTGATCCGCAGGCATCGGATGCCGCGCCGGCGGGCTCCGCCGAGGATGGTCCGGGAGGCAGCGGATGA
- a CDS encoding DUF7059 domain-containing protein: MLPEPDAELCRSLAADFTDAGFQAEAVREAWGAIADDAVGRGLRSPAVRALEGRDDPLAVLARLLVLGLPQSVARVDAALPRTAAAGLGALGLGQIDDGIFVPTALIRPQSFADERGAGMWWIASDLDEAALGGQLPEDHVLGVGGASLTLAGLQLPRPARRALDVGTGCGIQALRARHDAGEVVATDISEHALRFTRMNALINGVDGIDTRAGSLFGPVAGERFDRIVSNPPFVITPRIDGVPAYEYRDGGMAGDDLVAAFVRGVGAHLEPGGVAQLLGNWETQGARAGLDRVREWVEAADIPLDAWIVERESLDPLAYAELWVRDGGTAPGSADYTALVDAWLEDFDARDVSSIGFGYILLRRPAAGAPTLARYEILTHAIAGCLGAHVADALDAHDRLRELDDEALAASVLVVAPDVTEARHHVPGHEDPSVIELRQGAGFARSMSVDPALAALVGASDGDLTVGALIAAIAELLDVGVDKLRADLMPRVRELLFTGFLTFGAITSGEAPD, from the coding sequence GTGCTGCCAGAACCGGATGCAGAGCTGTGCCGATCCCTCGCGGCGGACTTCACCGACGCGGGGTTCCAGGCCGAGGCGGTGCGCGAGGCGTGGGGTGCGATCGCCGATGACGCGGTCGGCCGCGGACTGAGGAGCCCGGCGGTGCGCGCACTGGAGGGCCGCGATGATCCTCTCGCCGTCCTCGCACGCCTGCTCGTCCTGGGACTGCCGCAGTCGGTCGCGCGCGTCGACGCCGCGCTGCCGAGGACTGCAGCGGCAGGGCTCGGTGCTCTCGGACTCGGGCAGATCGACGACGGCATCTTCGTCCCCACGGCCCTGATCCGGCCGCAGTCGTTCGCCGACGAGCGCGGCGCCGGCATGTGGTGGATCGCGAGCGACCTGGACGAGGCGGCGCTGGGCGGACAGCTGCCCGAAGACCATGTGCTGGGCGTCGGCGGCGCATCACTGACCCTCGCCGGACTCCAGCTGCCCCGGCCCGCGCGCCGAGCTCTCGATGTGGGGACGGGCTGCGGCATCCAGGCCCTCCGTGCGCGGCACGATGCCGGTGAGGTGGTCGCGACCGACATCTCGGAGCACGCGCTGCGCTTCACGCGCATGAACGCGCTGATCAACGGCGTCGACGGCATCGACACGCGCGCGGGGAGCCTGTTCGGCCCGGTGGCCGGGGAGCGGTTCGACCGAATCGTGTCCAACCCGCCGTTCGTCATCACGCCGCGGATCGACGGCGTCCCGGCGTACGAGTACCGCGACGGCGGCATGGCCGGAGACGACCTGGTGGCGGCGTTCGTGCGCGGCGTGGGAGCGCATCTCGAGCCGGGCGGCGTGGCGCAGCTCCTCGGGAATTGGGAGACGCAGGGTGCGCGTGCCGGGCTGGACCGCGTGCGCGAATGGGTGGAGGCAGCGGATATTCCGCTGGACGCATGGATCGTGGAGCGCGAGTCCCTCGACCCCCTGGCGTACGCCGAGCTGTGGGTGCGCGATGGCGGCACCGCCCCCGGTTCAGCCGACTACACCGCACTCGTCGACGCCTGGCTGGAGGACTTCGACGCGCGCGACGTGTCGTCGATCGGGTTCGGGTACATCCTGCTGCGGCGGCCGGCCGCGGGAGCTCCCACGCTTGCGCGGTACGAGATCCTCACGCACGCCATCGCGGGCTGTCTCGGCGCGCACGTCGCCGACGCGCTCGACGCCCACGACCGCCTGCGTGAGCTCGACGACGAAGCCCTGGCCGCATCCGTCCTCGTCGTCGCGCCCGATGTCACCGAGGCCCGGCACCACGTGCCCGGCCACGAGGACCCGTCCGTGATCGAACTGCGTCAGGGCGCAGGATTCGCGCGATCGATGTCGGTCGACCCGGCGCTGGCCGCACTCGTCGGCGCGAGCGACGGCGATCTGACCGTCGGCGCGCTCATCGCCGCGATCGCCGAGCTGCTGGACGTCGGCGTCGACAAGCTGCGCGCCGACCTGATGCCGCGCGTGCGCGAGCTGCTCTTCACGGGATTCCTCACGTTCGGCGCCATCACGTCCGGGGAGGCGCCCGATTAG